GCTAACgttaaaatttcgtttaaaattaaaaatggcgCTCAATTGTGTGTGTGCACATGCAAATGGTtgcgtgtgtatgtgtttgtgtgtacaAGAGAGCAATTAATCtatgtacatgcatacatatatatttatgtacatttataaCAGACTAGCGTTAATGAGTGACCGATTCTTTTTGCCACTTTCAAATGCTGTGAAAATGTCCTAGATTCTAGGATGTAGAATTATGAAGTTTTGAGAGAAGATGTATTATTAGTGAAATAGATTAGCTAGGGAGAAAATGTTATAGAATTAAGGCTAAATTCACTCACATAATTCTCACAAAAATTGGGTATGATGTCTTCAGAATGGCAGTAGGGAGAGGATGGGTTCCTCAAGAGTAAGATTAGAAATATCAAGTTGTTTCAGCTTTATCATGGGCCATTCGTCTTATATGATTTGACTTCGTTGATGGCTTCTGCAACATCAGAACGGTTATAGGGTTGAGATATTGGCCGAGAGTTGAAGGTCGTGAGGTTTGTGAACAAGACTTTGTGTCGCCCTATCTCTCTGGAGTATTTAAGTAACGAAAGAGTATGGAAATGGCATTTGAAAAGCGAACTGTAAACTGAACGATAGTTATTTAGATATAtcgataaatagatagatagatagatagatagatagatagatagatagatagatagatagatagatagatagatagatagatagatagatagatagatagatagatagatagatagatagatagatagatagatagatagatagatagatagatagatagatagatagatagatagatagatagatagatagatagatagatagatagatagatagattgatagatagataaatagttaCTTAGTCAgaagttagttagctagttagttagttagctagcttgttagttagtttgttagttagttacttacttacttagttagttagttagttagttagttagttagttagttagttagttagttagttagttagttagttagtcgagTTCAAGTGGAGTAGTGAATCCCACCGGGTACATTTTGTGCATGTATTGTTGCTTTGCATATAATACAGGTAACACGGTTTAAATATTAGAGTGACCAGTTAAATTcagacttaaaaataataactgaatttctttactttatttattttatttttttgtttatttcgctTTCATCATTTTCTggctattgttattgttatttttcctTGTTCTCcctttctttctctctctctctctctttaacaACAGGTACACTATATTCTTGGAACTAtacctttttaaaaatcatgtttttgtttatgatgttgcaataaataaacacaagtataattttatattatttttagttttagtcgTTCCGTTTagtcattaaaagaaaatttatcatatttttacgtTGAAAAGTGTTACGATAGGGAAAATAAAATGTACCTTGACccttacaataacaaaaaaagaaatacacttgtttttatttcgatCATCTTAGGTAGTTTTTAAGTGTTGATAAAGATTTAGCTTGAACATGTTAATATTTACGGGAATTTAAGGaattaacatttgtttaatcTTTTCCTTAATTTACTTTTAGCAAATATTGTTATCACAAGTAATTCATGCGTACATTTCTATAAATGGATATACGATTTAAAATCCTTTATCTTATTAATACTCTATAAGGCAAATAAATGTAGCagtcttaaatatatttaatgatgAGGGAATTTTGGCATTGGTTGTACATTATTAAATTCggaaaaaggaaatatttgaactagttttataaatttcggTAAAGGAGAATAAATCTGTAATTTCTAAACCTTTGGCAGTAGTTTATGTAGATATGTAGATAGACCTTTGAAAACAATAACTTCAAGATTAAAGAGAATTTCTACCAAATTAGTAcctaataaggagtgagatcgaaaaattcttaacatacatatatgtttataaaaaagaaaccactaaacttacagctttattttttttatttgattcaaattattattacaatttacaaaaaaaaattatagttttaatcactagtgatgaaattttgaacccttttcggaaacccttccattaacgtttttatagtgctttctgtcactttgctcgagcatgtagtccatctccgtttaaaatttaccacacttttggacaccttttttgtactcttcaattctcttttaacaagagcccaatatctctccactggccttagctccgggcagtttggaggatttgcctctcttggtacaaataccacattattgttcttgtaccactcaagggcttgtttaccatagtgacaggatgccaagtcaggccaaaaaaagtggacacattatgaagtcttatgaatggaagcagccttttttgtaaacattccttgatgtaaatttcggtatttatagagcccgttgtaacaaatgattggcttatttgccgcaactgcatattgcttgccataccaagaactttctgggaaattttgtctgcttttgggtcctaaacttttcttcaacattccctcgagcatcagcaacataaaacttttgacctggaagttgcgaaaaatctgccagaacatacgtttcgtcatccattatgcagcaagaatatttttttataaaacttgacttcaatttccgtgctctgtttttggcctctaaatttttagcagtgttcctgtcaggaactttttgagccttgtatgtttttaaacctgcattagctttaacttttcgtaccaaatagtccgagcactgagctaaccgagctgctttcctaccggatgtgttgggagctcttttgaaaatgcgttctattttttttggctttagaaacatcatgtggaccattccttctacctgaaccaggttttctatcaactgacaagttctcccggtactgtttaataacattggaaacagtttgacggcagacctttgtatgcttggccaactttttgtaagaccaagttgggtttagaaaatatttaataatttcagtacgcacttttttctggtcactcattttaatcagattaacaaaaaaattaatataattgacattacacataataactgacatgtttttcaaaggtaacttgatcaaaaaaaaatcaaataatactttggttgaaaaatgtaatgaaaaacgtgtgttaagaatttttcgatctcactccttagttcTTATTCAAATTGCAGTTAgatgtttaaataaagaatgAGAAACACTCTTATGTTTGAATGCTTTATCTTAAAACGCCACAATTGACAAAAATCAGCGAACGAGACATTTTCCTTAGTTTTAAAttcaatcatttaaaaaaacgcTTTTGAACTGTCTGCTATAACAACCAGTGCTGCAAAACgtcaacatttaaaaataaatattatttgatatTATAATCACCCTGTTATAAATGACAGCGCATAGAAATTATACAACAACATTAATATTATGACATTTTCACTTCATTTCAAGAAGTTTATAAtgttattagaatattttaagtAGAGCTCTTAGTTAAGTGCTCTTTAATTAATAGCTATtaacaatagaaatattaaataaaagtgatacCGAAAATGGCGGCAGTCGAACGTTTTGATCTAGAAAAAGTTGCACAAATATTTCAAGACAGTTTACGagacgatgatgatgttgcAATGGATGATTATTTAAAAGCTTACGAggaaataaacaagtaaaatgtttttctattagTATACACAAGGATGTTTTGTGAACTTTCTTTGTTGTTGAGTTGGCATTGCTAatgtgttattttgtttttgtttgattttttagattttttcatttattgggATCGGTATTTGGTTTCGTCAGCAGTGATGTGAGATCaaaaattgacattttattAACGTTTCGAAAGGAAACGGATGCGGAAAAGGCTGAAAAATTTGTTACTATTAAATCAATGATGTCATACGAAAAGGATGCTAATTTATTTAAGGATACTAAATATGTTTCAGGCAGTCGTACTCTGTTGCGTTTGCATAGAGGTTTAGGTGAGTTGAATTGTTGTTACTTTGCATAAATTGTGGTTAAAAAAACAGACGGGcatgtattttttaagtttttgtctGATAAACAATCTTGTTCACTACGGCAATTGTAGTGAACTACAATTTTGTTCTATACAATTGAAAGATTGTAGTACACTTTTGCGTTTGCTTAAAGGTCTATTCTAAGTACTGGAAGCTGACAACtatattggctagtctattaTGGATTagtttatgttctttttttctagtctattaactatacTATTAACTAGTATTTAGATAAGTCTACGGACTTATCTATTGCCCAATCTACAGAAAAGTCTATGGCT
The window above is part of the Lucilia cuprina isolate Lc7/37 chromosome 6, ASM2204524v1, whole genome shotgun sequence genome. Proteins encoded here:
- the LOC111688463 gene encoding ceramide-1-phosphate transfer protein, with protein sequence MAAVERFDLEKVAQIFQDSLRDDDDVAMDDYLKAYEEINKFFHLLGSVFGFVSSDVRSKIDILLTFRKETDAEKAEKFVTIKSMMSYEKDANLFKDTKYVSGSRTLLRLHRGLEFVYEFLNRLTELSESDKVHNCCKTSYEATLAKYHPWVVRKGALVAMYVLPTQGELLKRVCCNVDRVAEFLPEMLKNTKTVYDRTQALYTLYDLHHLP